The following proteins are encoded in a genomic region of Candidatus Bathyarchaeota archaeon:
- a CDS encoding reductive dehalogenase gives MQDIVNSWDALKARKAHYDVISDINKSLILEDHAMASLDTKASKQKSNSPKVSVRTVERPPYVVDCSKLQRFSQKNIIFERVMWDSSWEGYRKEYDEKVLDIITQGKSGYSRVDFALAYASWIVHDSFEGAFSRIKIKTYKTPVDTVGIDWTKTKHEVVNPQKMSGYVKRAAKLFGASLVGVCKLNRDWVYADIDIPKKFENVIVMAVEMDADGIATSPAVPAAATTGVGYSKMAFILACMGEFIRNLGYEAIQCGNDTALSIPLAIDAGLGELGRNGLLITPQYGPRVRLCKVFTDLPLEPDKPVEFGVREFCRKCKLCAEQCETGAISVDDEPNFETACQSNNPGALKWYVNVEQCYLFWCENGTDCSVCIKICPYNVVSAGKVNVSPKEFWQSKEC, from the coding sequence ATGCAGGACATAGTGAACAGTTGGGATGCGCTCAAAGCGAGAAAGGCACACTATGATGTAATAAGCGACATCAACAAGTCTCTTATCTTGGAGGACCATGCTATGGCTTCGCTCGACACAAAAGCCTCAAAACAGAAGAGTAATAGCCCGAAAGTTTCTGTACGAACCGTTGAAAGACCCCCCTACGTTGTTGACTGCTCTAAACTTCAACGTTTCAGTCAGAAGAACATAATTTTTGAGAGAGTTATGTGGGACTCGTCATGGGAAGGCTATAGGAAAGAGTACGACGAAAAAGTTCTTGATATAATTACTCAAGGAAAATCTGGCTACTCGCGGGTAGACTTTGCCTTGGCTTATGCCTCTTGGATAGTGCATGACTCTTTCGAAGGAGCATTTTCACGGATCAAGATCAAAACATACAAAACGCCTGTGGACACTGTTGGAATTGACTGGACAAAAACAAAGCATGAGGTTGTTAACCCGCAAAAAATGAGTGGTTATGTCAAGCGGGCAGCAAAGCTTTTCGGCGCCTCGCTCGTTGGGGTTTGCAAACTCAACAGAGATTGGGTCTACGCTGACATTGACATTCCGAAAAAATTTGAAAACGTTATTGTCATGGCAGTTGAGATGGACGCAGATGGAATTGCAACTTCTCCTGCCGTTCCCGCGGCAGCTACTACAGGAGTGGGATATTCGAAAATGGCTTTCATACTTGCGTGCATGGGCGAGTTTATTCGGAATCTGGGATACGAAGCAATTCAATGTGGGAACGATACTGCTTTAAGCATTCCACTTGCGATTGATGCTGGACTTGGGGAGCTGGGTCGCAATGGCTTGTTGATAACGCCCCAATACGGCCCGAGAGTTAGACTCTGCAAGGTTTTCACAGATCTTCCGCTGGAACCAGACAAACCTGTAGAGTTTGGAGTAAGAGAGTTCTGCAGAAAATGTAAGTTATGCGCTGAACAATGCGAGACAGGTGCAATTTCGGTGGATGATGAACCTAACTTTGAAACAGCATGCCAATCGAATAATCCGGGAGCATTGAAATGGTATGTCAACGTTGAGCAATGTTACCTTTTCTGGTGCGAAAACGGTACAGACTGCTCGGTATGCATAAAAATTTGTCCGTATAACGTCGTATCGGCAGGAAAAGTCAATGTTTCCCCAAAGGAATTTTGGCAATCAAAAGAATGTTGA
- a CDS encoding C-GCAxxG-C-C family protein, which yields MAIFPDYHKMNVTPKTVSAYDGGVARTGSVCGAINVAIMALSQKYGRENPRQHFIHTQRAVFEFLKKIVDEFGSIYYSRITEC from the coding sequence ATGGCGATATTTCCCGACTATCATAAAATGAATGTAACCCCTAAAACTGTGTCAGCTTACGACGGTGGAGTCGCAAGAACTGGTAGTGTTTGTGGGGCAATAAACGTTGCTATCATGGCGCTAAGTCAAAAATATGGAAGAGAAAATCCAAGACAACATTTTATACATACTCAACGCGCAGTGTTCGAATTTCTCAAAAAAATTGTTGACGAATTTGGTTCTATATATTATAGTCGAATTACAGAATGTTAG
- a CDS encoding ABC transporter ATP-binding protein, which produces MSVLAELEHISKNYGKIKALDDVTLKVRKGEIFTLVGPNGSGKTTLLKILACIERPDSGNVYIHGERVESRNRDRVKLSTTLVFQRTTLFSSSVYDNVAYGLRLREMPKVQIEEDVRNALEMVKLEGYENRLAKKLSGGEQQRISLARALALNTPLLLLDEPTANLDPRSVSVIEEVIRMANRQRDTTILIATHNVFQAERTAGKAALLLDGRIVEMGTVDELLWGRSRNLAKFSRLENIFSGVSEVSGEGISCIRLDGEVVIESALQERGRVTVFVRPEDIIVSRDRFESSARNVFVGRVVGVSGRGSLVRLRVDAGAEFVVQVTRRSFVELGLNVGSRVFLTFKASSVQLV; this is translated from the coding sequence ATGAGTGTCTTAGCCGAATTGGAGCATATTTCGAAGAATTATGGAAAGATTAAAGCTCTTGATGACGTGACGTTGAAAGTTCGAAAAGGCGAAATATTCACTCTAGTTGGTCCTAATGGCTCTGGAAAAACTACTTTGCTAAAGATTCTTGCTTGCATCGAAAGACCTGATAGTGGAAATGTGTATATCCATGGCGAGAGAGTGGAAAGCAGGAACAGGGATAGAGTTAAGCTGAGCACTACTTTGGTTTTTCAGAGAACAACGTTGTTCAGTTCGTCTGTTTACGACAATGTTGCTTATGGTTTGAGGTTAAGGGAGATGCCTAAAGTGCAGATTGAAGAAGATGTAAGGAATGCGCTAGAGATGGTGAAACTTGAGGGCTACGAGAATCGACTGGCGAAGAAGCTTTCTGGAGGAGAACAGCAGAGGATTTCGTTGGCTAGGGCATTGGCGCTTAACACCCCTCTACTTCTCTTAGACGAGCCAACGGCAAATCTTGATCCGAGGAGTGTTTCTGTTATTGAAGAGGTCATCAGAATGGCTAATCGGCAAAGAGACACCACCATTTTGATAGCGACTCATAATGTTTTTCAGGCTGAGCGGACTGCTGGAAAGGCTGCCTTGCTTCTAGATGGTAGAATTGTTGAGATGGGTACCGTTGACGAATTACTTTGGGGAAGGTCAAGGAATTTGGCGAAGTTTTCTAGGCTTGAGAACATTTTTTCGGGTGTTTCGGAAGTTTCAGGTGAGGGTATTTCTTGTATAAGGTTGGATGGGGAAGTGGTAATTGAGAGTGCTTTGCAGGAGAGGGGTAGGGTTACTGTTTTTGTGAGGCCTGAGGATATTATTGTTTCGAGGGATAGGTTTGAGTCGAGTGCTAGGAATGTTTTTGTAGGACGGGTTGTGGGAGTGTCTGGGCGTGGTTCTTTGGTGAGGTTGAGGGTCGATGCTGGAGCGGAGTTTGTTGTGCAGGTTACTCGGCGGTCTTTTGTTGAGTTGGGGCTGAATGTGGGTTCGCGGGTTTTTCTTACTTTTAAGGCTTCTTCGGTGCAGCTAGTTTAA